A genome region from Microtus ochrogaster isolate Prairie Vole_2 chromosome 1, MicOch1.0, whole genome shotgun sequence includes the following:
- the Ptgr2 gene encoding prostaglandin reductase 2 isoform X4 — MEEVRLADNISEGQVQVRTLYLSVDPYMRCKMNEDTGTDYLAPWQLSQVVDGGGIGVVEESKHIHLAKGDFVTSFYWPWQTKAILDGNGLEKVDPQLVDGHLSYFLGAIGMPGLTSLIGVQEKGHISAGSNQTMVVSGAAGACGSLAGQIGHLLGCSRVVGICGTHEKCLFLTSELGFDAAINYKNGNVVAQLQESCPTGVDVYFDNVGGDISDTVISQMNRNSHIILCGQISQYNKDVPYPPPLSPAAEAIQKERNITRERFTVLNYKDKFQPGLLQLSQWFKEGKLKIKETVINGLENMGVAFQSMMTGGNIGKQIVCISEASSL; from the exons ATGGAAGAAGTCAGGTTAGCAGATAATATCAGTGAAGGACAAGTTCAGGTTAGAACTCTCTACCTCTCTGTGGATCCTTACATG CGCTGTAAGATGAACGAGGACACCGGCACTGATTACTTAGCACCCTGGCAGCTGTCTCAGGTGGTTGACGGTGGCGGTATTGGAGTTGTGGAAGAGAGCAAGCACATACATTTGGCTAAAGGCGATTTTGTGACTTCTTTTTATTGGCCCTGGCAAACCAAAGCCATTCTAGATGGGAATGGCCTTGAAAAG GTAGACCCACAACTTGTGGATGGACATCTTTCATATTTTCTTGGAGCTATAGGTATGCCTGGTCTGACTTCCTTGATTGGGGTACAGGAGAAAGGTCACATATCTGCTGGATCCAATCAGACAATGGTTGTCAGTGGAGCAGCGGGTGCCTGTGGATCTTTGGCTGGGCAG ATTGGCCACCTGCTTGGCTGTTCCAGAGTGGTGGGAATTTGTGGAACGCATGAGAAATGCCTCTTTTTGACTTCAGAACTGGGGTTTGATGCTGCAATTAACTATAAAAATGGGAATGTGGTGGCACAGCTCCAAGAATCGTGCCCAACTGGAGTGGATGTCTACTTTGACAATGTTGGTGGTGACATCAGTGATACGGTGATAAGTCAG atGAATCGGAACAGCCACATCATCCTGTGTGGTCAAATTTCTCAGTACAATAAGGATGTGCCTTACCCTCCTCCACTGTCCCCTGCTGCAGAAGCAatccagaaggaaagaaacatcaCAAG AGAGAGATTTACCGTGCTAAACTATAAAGATAAGTTTCAGCCTGGACTTCTCCAGCTGAGTCAGTGGTTTAAAGAAGGAAAGCTAAAG ATCAAAGAGACTGTGATAAATGGACTGGAAAACATGGGAG ttgcgtTCCAGTCCATGATGACCGGAGGCAACATCGGGAAGCAGATCGTCTGCATTTCAGAAGCATCTTCTCTGTAG
- the Ptgr2 gene encoding prostaglandin reductase 2 isoform X3 codes for MSGKNGNPVAENFRMEEVRLADNISEGQVQVRTLYLSVDPYMRCKMNEDTGTDYLAPWQLSQVVDGGGIGVVEESKHIHLAKGDFVTSFYWPWQTKAILDGNGLEKVDPQLVDGHLSYFLGAIGMPGLTSLIGVQEKGHISAGSNQTMVVSGAAGACGSLAGQIGHLLGCSRVVGICGTHEKCLFLTSELGFDAAINYKNGNVVAQLQESCPTGVDVYFDNVGGDISDTVISQMNRNSHIILCGQISQYNKDVPYPPPLSPAAEAIQKERNITRERFTVLNYKDKFQPGLLQLSQWFKEGKLKIKETVINGLENMGVAFQSMMTGGNIGKQIVCISEASSL; via the exons ATGTCTG GGAAAAATGGAAATCCAGTGGCAGAGAACTTCAGAATGGAAGAAGTCAGGTTAGCAGATAATATCAGTGAAGGACAAGTTCAGGTTAGAACTCTCTACCTCTCTGTGGATCCTTACATG CGCTGTAAGATGAACGAGGACACCGGCACTGATTACTTAGCACCCTGGCAGCTGTCTCAGGTGGTTGACGGTGGCGGTATTGGAGTTGTGGAAGAGAGCAAGCACATACATTTGGCTAAAGGCGATTTTGTGACTTCTTTTTATTGGCCCTGGCAAACCAAAGCCATTCTAGATGGGAATGGCCTTGAAAAG GTAGACCCACAACTTGTGGATGGACATCTTTCATATTTTCTTGGAGCTATAGGTATGCCTGGTCTGACTTCCTTGATTGGGGTACAGGAGAAAGGTCACATATCTGCTGGATCCAATCAGACAATGGTTGTCAGTGGAGCAGCGGGTGCCTGTGGATCTTTGGCTGGGCAG ATTGGCCACCTGCTTGGCTGTTCCAGAGTGGTGGGAATTTGTGGAACGCATGAGAAATGCCTCTTTTTGACTTCAGAACTGGGGTTTGATGCTGCAATTAACTATAAAAATGGGAATGTGGTGGCACAGCTCCAAGAATCGTGCCCAACTGGAGTGGATGTCTACTTTGACAATGTTGGTGGTGACATCAGTGATACGGTGATAAGTCAG atGAATCGGAACAGCCACATCATCCTGTGTGGTCAAATTTCTCAGTACAATAAGGATGTGCCTTACCCTCCTCCACTGTCCCCTGCTGCAGAAGCAatccagaaggaaagaaacatcaCAAG AGAGAGATTTACCGTGCTAAACTATAAAGATAAGTTTCAGCCTGGACTTCTCCAGCTGAGTCAGTGGTTTAAAGAAGGAAAGCTAAAG ATCAAAGAGACTGTGATAAATGGACTGGAAAACATGGGAG ttgcgtTCCAGTCCATGATGACCGGAGGCAACATCGGGAAGCAGATCGTCTGCATTTCAGAAGCATCTTCTCTGTAG
- the Ptgr2 gene encoding prostaglandin reductase 2 isoform X1 produces MIVRRVVLNSRPGKNGNPVAENFRMEEVRLADNISEGQVQVRTLYLSVDPYMRCKMNEDTGTDYLAPWQLSQVVDGGGIGVVEESKHIHLAKGDFVTSFYWPWQTKAILDGNGLEKVDPQLVDGHLSYFLGAIGMPGLTSLIGVQEKGHISAGSNQTMVVSGAAGACGSLAGQIGHLLGCSRVVGICGTHEKCLFLTSELGFDAAINYKNGNVVAQLQESCPTGVDVYFDNVGGDISDTVISQMNRNSHIILCGQISQYNKDVPYPPPLSPAAEAIQKERNITRERFTVLNYKDKFQPGLLQLSQWFKEGKLKIKETVINGLENMGVAFQSMMTGGNIGKQIVCISEASSL; encoded by the exons ATGATTGTACGGAGAGTAGTATTGAACTCCCGACCTG GGAAAAATGGAAATCCAGTGGCAGAGAACTTCAGAATGGAAGAAGTCAGGTTAGCAGATAATATCAGTGAAGGACAAGTTCAGGTTAGAACTCTCTACCTCTCTGTGGATCCTTACATG CGCTGTAAGATGAACGAGGACACCGGCACTGATTACTTAGCACCCTGGCAGCTGTCTCAGGTGGTTGACGGTGGCGGTATTGGAGTTGTGGAAGAGAGCAAGCACATACATTTGGCTAAAGGCGATTTTGTGACTTCTTTTTATTGGCCCTGGCAAACCAAAGCCATTCTAGATGGGAATGGCCTTGAAAAG GTAGACCCACAACTTGTGGATGGACATCTTTCATATTTTCTTGGAGCTATAGGTATGCCTGGTCTGACTTCCTTGATTGGGGTACAGGAGAAAGGTCACATATCTGCTGGATCCAATCAGACAATGGTTGTCAGTGGAGCAGCGGGTGCCTGTGGATCTTTGGCTGGGCAG ATTGGCCACCTGCTTGGCTGTTCCAGAGTGGTGGGAATTTGTGGAACGCATGAGAAATGCCTCTTTTTGACTTCAGAACTGGGGTTTGATGCTGCAATTAACTATAAAAATGGGAATGTGGTGGCACAGCTCCAAGAATCGTGCCCAACTGGAGTGGATGTCTACTTTGACAATGTTGGTGGTGACATCAGTGATACGGTGATAAGTCAG atGAATCGGAACAGCCACATCATCCTGTGTGGTCAAATTTCTCAGTACAATAAGGATGTGCCTTACCCTCCTCCACTGTCCCCTGCTGCAGAAGCAatccagaaggaaagaaacatcaCAAG AGAGAGATTTACCGTGCTAAACTATAAAGATAAGTTTCAGCCTGGACTTCTCCAGCTGAGTCAGTGGTTTAAAGAAGGAAAGCTAAAG ATCAAAGAGACTGTGATAAATGGACTGGAAAACATGGGAG ttgcgtTCCAGTCCATGATGACCGGAGGCAACATCGGGAAGCAGATCGTCTGCATTTCAGAAGCATCTTCTCTGTAG
- the Ptgr2 gene encoding prostaglandin reductase 2 isoform X5, with protein sequence MIVRRVVLNSRPGKNGNPVAENFRMEEVRLADNISEGQVQVRTLYLSVDPYMRCKMNEDTGTDYLAPWQLSQVVDGGGIGVVEESKHIHLAKGDFVTSFYWPWQTKAILDGNGLEKVDPQLVDGHLSYFLGAIGMPGLTSLIGVQEKGHISAGSNQTMVVSGAAGACGSLAGQMNRNSHIILCGQISQYNKDVPYPPPLSPAAEAIQKERNITRERFTVLNYKDKFQPGLLQLSQWFKEGKLKIKETVINGLENMGVAFQSMMTGGNIGKQIVCISEASSL encoded by the exons ATGATTGTACGGAGAGTAGTATTGAACTCCCGACCTG GGAAAAATGGAAATCCAGTGGCAGAGAACTTCAGAATGGAAGAAGTCAGGTTAGCAGATAATATCAGTGAAGGACAAGTTCAGGTTAGAACTCTCTACCTCTCTGTGGATCCTTACATG CGCTGTAAGATGAACGAGGACACCGGCACTGATTACTTAGCACCCTGGCAGCTGTCTCAGGTGGTTGACGGTGGCGGTATTGGAGTTGTGGAAGAGAGCAAGCACATACATTTGGCTAAAGGCGATTTTGTGACTTCTTTTTATTGGCCCTGGCAAACCAAAGCCATTCTAGATGGGAATGGCCTTGAAAAG GTAGACCCACAACTTGTGGATGGACATCTTTCATATTTTCTTGGAGCTATAGGTATGCCTGGTCTGACTTCCTTGATTGGGGTACAGGAGAAAGGTCACATATCTGCTGGATCCAATCAGACAATGGTTGTCAGTGGAGCAGCGGGTGCCTGTGGATCTTTGGCTGGGCAG atGAATCGGAACAGCCACATCATCCTGTGTGGTCAAATTTCTCAGTACAATAAGGATGTGCCTTACCCTCCTCCACTGTCCCCTGCTGCAGAAGCAatccagaaggaaagaaacatcaCAAG AGAGAGATTTACCGTGCTAAACTATAAAGATAAGTTTCAGCCTGGACTTCTCCAGCTGAGTCAGTGGTTTAAAGAAGGAAAGCTAAAG ATCAAAGAGACTGTGATAAATGGACTGGAAAACATGGGAG ttgcgtTCCAGTCCATGATGACCGGAGGCAACATCGGGAAGCAGATCGTCTGCATTTCAGAAGCATCTTCTCTGTAG